GAATGCGCTGGTTTCGGTGAAGCTGGTGGCAGAAGCGGGCGTTGGCACCATCGCGGCCGGTGTGGCCAAGGCCTACGCGGACTTGATCACCATCTCCGGCTACGACGGCGGCACCGGTGCATCGCCACTGACCTCGATCAAATACGCGGGTGCGCCGTGGGAACTCGGCCTGGCCGAAACCCACCAGACCCTGCGTGGCAACGACCTGCGCGGCAAAGTCCGGGTACAAACCGATGGTGGCCTGAAAACCGGCCTCGACGTGATCAAGGCAGCCATTCTCGGCGCTGAAAGCTTCGGCTTCGGCACCGCGCCAATGATCGCCCTGGGCTGCAAATACCTGCGCATCTGCCACCTGAACAACTGCGCCACCGGCGTTGCGACTCAGAACGAGAAGCTGCGCAAGGATCACTACATCGGGACCGTCGACATGGTGGTGAATTTCTTCACCTACGTCGCCGAAGAAACCCGTGAGTGGCTGGCCAAGCTGGGCGTGCGCTCCCTCGAAGAGCTGATCGGTCGTACCGATCTGCTGGAAGTCCTCGAAGGCCAGACCGCCAAGCAGAACCACCTGGACCTGACTCCGTTGCTCGGCAGCGATCACATCCCGGCAGACAAGCCTCAATTCTGCCAGGTCGACCGCAACCCGCCGTTCGACAAAGGCCTGCTGGCCGAGAAAATGGTCGACATGGCCACCTCGGCAATCAACGACCTGAGCGGTGCCGATTTCGCCCTGGATATCTGCAACTGCGACCGTTCCATCGGCGCGCGGATCTCCGGTGAAATCGCCCGCAAACACGGTAACCAGGGCATGGCCAACGCGCCGATCACCTTCCGCTTCAAAGGGACGGCGGGTCAGAGCTTCGGCGTGTGGAACGCTGGTGGCCTGAACATGTACCTGGAAGGCGACGCAAACGACTACGTCGGCAAAGGCATGACCGGCGGCAAACTGGTCATCGTTCCGCCGAAAGGCAGCCTCTACAAGACGCAGGACAGTGCCATCATCGGCAACACCTGCCTGTATGGCGCCACTGGCGGCAAGCTGTTCGCCGCCGGCACCGCTGGCGAGCGTTTCGCGGTGCGTAACTCCGGTGCTCACACTGTGGTGGAAGGCACAGGCGATCACTGCTGCGAGTACATGACCGGTGGTTTCGTCTGCGTTCTGGGCAAGACCGGTTACAACTTCGGCTCAGGCATGACCGGCGGTTTCGCCTACGTGCTCGACCAGGACAACACCTTCGTTGACCGGGTCAACCACGAACTGGTGGAAATCCAGCGGATCAGCGGTGAGGCGATGGAAGCCTATCGCAGCCACTTGCAACGCGTGCTGAACGAATACGTCGAGGAAACCGACAGCGAGTGGGGTCGTAACCTCGCTGAAAACCTCGATGACTATCTGCGTCGTTTCTGGCTGGTCAAGCCCAAGGCTGCCAACCTGAAATCGTTGCTTTCCAGCACCCGTGCCAACCCGCAGTGATATGCGCCTGAAGAGTTTGATGAGGTTTTAACAATGGCTGAACGTCTGAATAACGACTTCCAGTTCATCGATGTCGGGCGCAAGGATCCGAAGAAGAAACTGTTGCGTCAACGCAAGAAAGAGTTCGTGGAAATCTACGAACCGTTCAAACCCCAGCAGTCGGCCGACCAGGCCCACCGCTGCCTGGGCTGCGGTAACCCGTATTGCGAATGGAAGTGCCCGGTGCACAACTTCATTCCCAACTGGCTCAAATTGGTGGCCGAGGGCAACATCCTCCAGGCCGCCGAGCTGTCGCACCAGACCAACACCCTGCCGGAAGTCTGCGGCCGGGTGTGCCCGCAGGATCGTCTGTGCGAGGGTGCCTGCACCCTCAATGACGGTTTCGGTGCAGTGACCATCGGTTCGGTCGAGAAGTACATCACTGACACCGCGTTCGCCATGGGCTGGCGCCCGGACATGTCCAAGGTCAAGCCGACCGGCAAGCGTGTTGCGGTAATCGGTGCGGGCCCTGCGGGCCTGGGCTGTGCCGACGTGCTGGTGCGTGGCGGCGTGACGCCGGTGGTGTTCGACAAGAACCCGGAAATCGGCGGTCTGCTGACCTTCGGCATTCCCGAGTTCAAGCTGGAAAAGACCGTGCTGAGCAATCGCCGCGAAGTCTTCACCGGCATGGGCATCGAGTTCCGCCTGAACACCGAAGTGGGCAAGGACGTGACCATGGAACAACTGCTCGAAGAATTCGATGCGGTCTTCATGGGCATGGGCACCTACACCTACATGAAGGGCGGCTTCGCCGGCGAGGACCTGCCAGGCGTGCACGACGCGCTGGACTTCCTGATCGCCAACGTCAACCGCAACCTGGGCTTTGAAAAGTCGCCGGAAGATTTCGTCGACATGAAAGGCAAGAAAGTGGTGGTGCTGGGTGGCGGCGACACGGCGATGGACTGCAACCGTACCTCCATTCGTCAGGGCGCCAAGGCGGTGACCTGTGCCTATCGTCGTGACGAAGCGAACATGCCGGGCTCGCGCAAAGAGGTGAAGAACGCCAAGGAAGAAGGCGTGAAATTCCTCTACAACCGCCAGCCGATCGCAATCGTCGGTGAAGACCGTGTCGAAGGCGTGAAGGTGGTCGAGACCCGTCTCGGCGAGCCGGATGCCCGTGGCCGTCGCAGCCCCGAGCCGATCCCGGGTTCCGAAGAGATCATCCCGGCCGACGCCGTGGTCATCGCGTTTGGTTTCCGTCCAAGCCCGGCGTCGTGGTTCGAGCAGTTCAGCATCCAGACCGACAGCCAGGGCCGCGTCGTGGCGCCGGAGCAAGGCCAGTACAAGCACCAGACCAGCAACCCGAAAATCTTCGCCGGTGGTGACATGGTGCGCGGTTCCGACCTGGTGGTGACGGCGATCTTCGAAGGCCGCAATGCCGCCGAAGGAATCCTGGATTACCTGGGCGTCTGATCGACGCCTGACCCTGTAGGAGCCGGCTTGCTGGCGATGAACGATAACGCGGTGTACCTGATACACCGCGTCGTCTGAATCGCCAGCAAGCCGGCTCCTACAGTGTTTTGTGGTGCTGCAAAGTCTGCATTTCACCGCGACAAATTGACCCGATAGACAAAAGGATCGGCTCTTGCCGTGCCTTTTGCGTCGCGCTCTGAGAAAATGCCCGCACTTTTTTTCCGGATGCCGACATGACTGCCCTGAAGAACGACCGTTTCCTTCGCGCCCTGCTCAAGCAACCCGTAGACGTCACCCCAGTGTGGATGATGCGTCAGGCCGGTCGCTACCTGCCGGAATACCGCGCCAGCCGTGCCAAGGCCGGTGACTTCATGAGCCTGTGCATGAACCCGGCGTTCGCTTGCGAAGTCACGATGCAACCGCTCGACCGCTATCCGCAACTGGACGCGGCGATCCTCTTCTCCGACATCCTGACCATCCCCGATGCCATGGGCCAGGGCCTGTACTTCGAGACCGGTGAAGGTCCACGCTTCAAGAAAGTCGTCAGCACCTTGGCCGACATCGAAGCCTTGCCGATTCCTGATCCACAGAAAGACCTCGGCTACGTCATGGACGCAGTCAGCACCATCCGCCGCGAACTGAACGGCCGTGTGCCGCTGATCGGTTTTTCCGGCAGCCCATGGACCCTGGCCACCTACATGGTTGAAGGCGGTTCGTCGAAAGACTTCCGCAAGACCAAGGCCATGCTCTACGACAACCCGCAAGCCATGCACCTGCTGCTGGACAAGCTTGCGCAGTCGGTCACCTCGTACCTCAATGGCCAGATCCTGGCCGGCGCACAAGCAGTGCAGATCTTCGACACCTGGGGCGGAAATCTCTCGGCGGCGGCGTACCAGGAATTCTCCCTGGCCTACATGCGCAAAATCGTCAGCGGCCTGATCCGCGAACATGAAGGCCGCAAAGTGCCGGTCATCCTGTTCACCAAGAATGGCGGCCTGTGGCTGGAAAGCATCGCCGACGCCGGCGCTGATGCGCTAGGCCTGGACTGGACTTGCGACATCGGTGAGGCCCGCCAGCGCGTCGGCAACAAAGTCGCCCTGCAAGGCAACATGGACCCGACCGTGCTTTACGCCAAGCCAGAAGCCATCCGCGCCGAAGTCGGTCGGATCCTCGCCAGCTACGGCAAGGGCAGTGGCCACGTGTTCAACCTCGGCCATGGCATTACCCCGGAAGTCGATCCGGAGCACGCAGGCGCTTTCTTGCGCGCGGTGCATGAGCTGTCGGCGCAGTATCACGAGTGATCGTCGCCCGATAAAAAACGCCCGGCATTTGCCGGGCGTTTTTGCATCAAAATCAAAAAGATCGCAGCCTTAAGCTTTCAAATTCTCCAACGGCGGCAACTTCGCCAATTTCAACGCCACCAACAGCGCAATCACTAGCAATCCGCTGATGAACAGCCCGATCCCGTTCCAGCCACCCAGATGCCAGGCCATACCGCCCGCCGTACCCGCGATACTCGACCCGGCGTAATAGCTGAACAGGTACAACGACGTCGCCTGCCCCTTGGCCTTGGTCGCGCGACGACCGATCCAGCTGCTGGCCACCGAATGCGCGCCGAAGAAGCCGAAGGTGAAGACCAGCATGCCGAAGATCACTACTGGCAGGAGCGTAAACATCGTCAACGCAAGGCCCGCGAGCATCACCACAATGGTTGCCCAGAGCACTTTGCGCCGGCCGAGCTGGTCGGCCAGGGCGCCGATTTTCGCCGAGCTGTAGATGCCCGACAGGTACACCACCGAGAGTAGCCCGACGAAGGCCTGGTCCATGTGATACGGCTCGGCCAGCAGGCGATAGCCGATGTAGTTGAACAGGGTAACGAACGCGCCCATCAGCACGAACGCTTCGACAAACAGCAGTGGCAGGCCGGCGTCGCGAAAGTGCATGGTGAAGCCGTCGAGCAGGCTACGCGGGTGCAGCGAGCGGGCGTGGAAGTTGCGCGATTCGGGGAGGATTTTCCAGAACACCGCGGCGGCAATCAGCGCCAGGCCGCCGATGACCAGCATTGCCGTGTGCCAGCTGACGAAGTCGATCAGCACCCCGACGATCAAGCGTCCACACATGCCGCCGATGGCATTGCCGCCGATGTACAAGCCCATGGCCAGGCCAATGTGCTGCGGGTGGATCTCTTCGCTCAGGTAAGTCATCGCCACCGCCGCCAGACCGCTCAACGACAGCCCGACCAGCGCCCGCATCACCAGCACGCCTTGCCAGCTCGGCATCATCGCACTGGCCATGGTGCACAGTGCGGCGGCGAACAGTGCGGCGACCATCACCGGTTTACGCCCGATGCGATCGGAGATGGGGCCGGTGATCAGCAAGCCGATGGCGAGAAGGCCGGTGGCGACCGACAGGATCAGGCTGCTCTGGGCCGCATTGATGGAAAACTCGCGGGACAGCAGCGGCATCATCGGCTGTACGCAGTAGAGCAGGGCAAAGGTCGCGAAGCCTCCGGAGAACAGCGCCAGCACCGTGCGCATAAACATCGGTGTGCCTTTCTCGATGTAGATCTCGTTGTGTTCAGCGACGACATCATTCAGCGCGGCGGGCGGGATTTCATGGGCGAGTGGGGCGACAGCAGTTTTCACTTCGGACCTCGGAGGACGCAGCCGGTCAGGCAATGAAAAAATCATATAGCTGGCTAATGTTTCTATCCAATATATTGTTCGACCTGTTTGATAGGTTTAACGACCTAATGGAGTTTTCATGGAATTGCGTCACCTGCGCTACTTCATTGCCGTCGCCGAAGAACTGCATTTCGGCCGCGCCGCCCAAGTGCTGGGCATCTCGCAGCCGCCGCTGAGCCAGCAGATTCAGGCGCTGGAACAGGAAGTGGGGGCGCGTCTGTTCGAGCGGACCAATCGTCGGGTCGAGCTGAGTGAGGCCGGTCGGCTGTTTCTGGAAGAGGCGCGGCTGGTGCTGGCGCAGGTCGACAAAGCGGCGGATGTGGCTCGGCGGGCACAACTTGGTGAATTGGGTGAACTGAAGATCGGCTTCACCTCGTCGGCGCCGTTCAACTCGACCATTCCCCAGGCGATTTTCTCATTTCGCCAACGCTTCCCGGCGGTGCACCTGAACCTGCGGGAAATGAGCAGCACCCAAGTGGCCGATGCGCTGGTGGACGAG
The Pseudomonas sp. GR 6-02 genome window above contains:
- a CDS encoding FAD-dependent oxidoreductase translates to MAERLNNDFQFIDVGRKDPKKKLLRQRKKEFVEIYEPFKPQQSADQAHRCLGCGNPYCEWKCPVHNFIPNWLKLVAEGNILQAAELSHQTNTLPEVCGRVCPQDRLCEGACTLNDGFGAVTIGSVEKYITDTAFAMGWRPDMSKVKPTGKRVAVIGAGPAGLGCADVLVRGGVTPVVFDKNPEIGGLLTFGIPEFKLEKTVLSNRREVFTGMGIEFRLNTEVGKDVTMEQLLEEFDAVFMGMGTYTYMKGGFAGEDLPGVHDALDFLIANVNRNLGFEKSPEDFVDMKGKKVVVLGGGDTAMDCNRTSIRQGAKAVTCAYRRDEANMPGSRKEVKNAKEEGVKFLYNRQPIAIVGEDRVEGVKVVETRLGEPDARGRRSPEPIPGSEEIIPADAVVIAFGFRPSPASWFEQFSIQTDSQGRVVAPEQGQYKHQTSNPKIFAGGDMVRGSDLVVTAIFEGRNAAEGILDYLGV
- the hemE gene encoding uroporphyrinogen decarboxylase, which produces MTALKNDRFLRALLKQPVDVTPVWMMRQAGRYLPEYRASRAKAGDFMSLCMNPAFACEVTMQPLDRYPQLDAAILFSDILTIPDAMGQGLYFETGEGPRFKKVVSTLADIEALPIPDPQKDLGYVMDAVSTIRRELNGRVPLIGFSGSPWTLATYMVEGGSSKDFRKTKAMLYDNPQAMHLLLDKLAQSVTSYLNGQILAGAQAVQIFDTWGGNLSAAAYQEFSLAYMRKIVSGLIREHEGRKVPVILFTKNGGLWLESIADAGADALGLDWTCDIGEARQRVGNKVALQGNMDPTVLYAKPEAIRAEVGRILASYGKGSGHVFNLGHGITPEVDPEHAGAFLRAVHELSAQYHE
- a CDS encoding MFS transporter — its product is MKTAVAPLAHEIPPAALNDVVAEHNEIYIEKGTPMFMRTVLALFSGGFATFALLYCVQPMMPLLSREFSINAAQSSLILSVATGLLAIGLLITGPISDRIGRKPVMVAALFAAALCTMASAMMPSWQGVLVMRALVGLSLSGLAAVAMTYLSEEIHPQHIGLAMGLYIGGNAIGGMCGRLIVGVLIDFVSWHTAMLVIGGLALIAAAVFWKILPESRNFHARSLHPRSLLDGFTMHFRDAGLPLLFVEAFVLMGAFVTLFNYIGYRLLAEPYHMDQAFVGLLSVVYLSGIYSSAKIGALADQLGRRKVLWATIVVMLAGLALTMFTLLPVVIFGMLVFTFGFFGAHSVASSWIGRRATKAKGQATSLYLFSYYAGSSIAGTAGGMAWHLGGWNGIGLFISGLLVIALLVALKLAKLPPLENLKA